Sequence from the Longibacter salinarum genome:
GGGCGAGGGCGAGTCCCCGCCGCACGAAGCTCGTCGCCGTCACCGCGTTCCAGGTCCGCGTCACGTTGAGCATCGGCGCAATGTTGCGCGTCCCGTTCTTCAGCTCACCAACGGGGTAGGCGCGCGCGCCATCGAGGTCGAGCTCCGCGGTCGGCAGTTTGCGCGTCCCCAGTTTGTCTTTGAGCCGGTTGACGGCGATACCGTTGGCAAGCGTATCGTCTTCACGGATTGGCACGTAAAACAGGGCGAGGCCGCGACCACCATCCGGGTTTCCCTCCGGTCGGGCAAGTGCGAGCGCCATGTTTGCCGTGATCGCGCTCGTGAACCACTTTCGACCGTAGAGCCGCCACGTTCCATCTTCGTCCTGTCGCGCGGTCGTTTTCGACCGACCGACATCCGAGCCACCGGATAACTCGGTCATCCATTGACCCGAGGTCCAGAAGGTCGCTGGGTCGCGACTCGTCAGGTGCGGAACGGCCTTCTCAATGAGGTCCTCATTGCCGGAGGCGAGAAGCGTGCTGGCCGCGCCATCCGTCATCGCGAGGGGGCAGCCGTACATGTCCGTGGAGGGAATGAAGAGATGCGCGAGTGCGAACTGATGAACGCGACTGCAGTCGCCCAGCGTGCCCTCGTAGCCTGCAGCTACAACGCCATACTCTGCCGCGACGCGCTCAGCGCGCGTCCACACATCCGTGACCTCGATCTCGTCGACGCGATCCCCCCATGCGCCCCACCGCGTCAGAACAGGTTCGTTTTGCAGGTCGTTTAGAAACAGATCGTACAGCTCGTTTCCCGCGAGCTCGCCGAGTGACCGAAGCTCTCCCTCGACGCGTTCAAGCTGATCGGCTGAAAGCGTGCGAGCGAGATAGCTTACCAGCGCGCGGTCATTGTCATACTGATTTCCGAGTGCGGGCGGCTCCTGTGTAACGTCAGCATCGGAGGGAGTCATGGCGGGGCGAGGGCTTTCGTGGAAAACGTTTCGGTCAGGATGGACATCGGTAGAATCACGTACGCCGAGTTCAATCGGTGCACCGGAGATGTCAACAGACCCTTATTGTTGTACGCCGCATGAGAGTGAATGCGCCGTTCATTATGGAATAATCGCCCATTCGGTACCGTCCAGAGCCGGGTCGTTACAGGTTGCAGCTAGGAGCGGAAGAGCGACTGGGCCGTGGAGTCCTGGCCAAGCATCCGTGCATCGTAGGTTCGGCGCGCGGCGATGTCGTCGATGCCCTGGGTGGCAAAGTGCTCGACGACCGCGACGGCGCGATTTCCTTCGCGCGGCATTGCCCACTGCGCGTGACGGGCGAGAAGGGCCAGTTCGAGGCTTTTGCCAATGGTCATGGCGAAGCGGCGTGCGCCCGCTTCGGTGGCATCCGGCGACTCCTCCAGCGATTCCGCCAGCCACATGACGGCCGACCGGAAGGCCGACTGTGCGGACTCGACGGCCTGAACGAGGACAGGCGATTCAACGGCCTCGCGGCACCGGTTCAGTTCGTTTCGGATGGCTTTCAGGCGGCGTTCGCGACGAAGCGATTGGAGTGCTATGAGGGACATGACGTTCGTCGTTCCCTCCCAGATCGTGAGTGCGTGGACGTCGCGGAGCAAGAGGGGAATGCCTGTTTCCTCGACGTAACCGGCCCCGCCGAAGGCTTCCACGACTTCCCCGATCACCTGCACCGACTGCTTCGCCGTCAGTAGTTTGACGATGGGCGTGAGTGCGCGAAGTAGCTGGACGCCGTCGTCATCCAGTTCACCGGCTTCAAGCTCGCCCAGCAGTTCGACCGTCCGGAACGTCAGGTGGAAGGCTCCTTCCATCGTCGACTGAAGCGAGGCGAGCGTATCGTAATGAAGGGGTTTCTCGATGATCGGCGTGCCGAAGGCCTCGCGCTTCCGGGAGAAGTCGCGGGCCAGTGCCAGGCCGCGACGCATGAAACCGGTCGCCATCACGGCATTCCAGACGCGCGCGATCTCGACCATCGGCGTCAGGTACCGCGTGCCATGACGCGTTTCGAGAGGAAGCGCCTTCGCTCCGTCGAGACGAATCTCGGAAACGGGAATCTTTCGGGCGCCGAGGTTCTCCTTGATTCGGTTGACGCCAATCCCTTCGTTCGGAGGCGTGTCGGGATTCTCGCGAATCGGGACGTAGAAGAGACCGAGTTCGTCGTGATTGCTTTCGCCGTTTTCGGCGCTCTTCCCAGGACGTTCTGGATGCGCCAGGACGAGAGCTGCATTCGCAGCGCTCGAGGAGGTGAACCATTTTCGGCCGTGGAGGGACCACGTGCCGTCGTCATTTGGCACAGCTCTCGTTTTGATCCGGGAGAGATCCGTTCCGCCGGCCTGTTCGGTGCGCCACTGCCCGCATGTCCAGATGGATTCCGGATCGCGGGAGAGAAAGTGTTGGACGGCCTCGGCCGTGTCGCGGGGCTGCCCGAGATCAAGCAGCGTACGCACCGCCCCGTCGGTCGTCGCCATCAAGAATCCGATCATGTCGGTGGATGGCGTAAACAGGTAGGCTTTCGCCATCTGATGGACGCGACTGTACTTGCCGTGCTCCCGCTCGTAGGCCGTGGCGATAATCCCGTGCTCCGCGGCTACCTCAATGGCGCGTTTCCAGCTATCCGTCAGCTCGACATGATCGATCCGGTTGCCGGTAGCATCCCACTGAGTTAGCTCAGGGCGAGACGTGCGATCTGACAGCTGTAGATCGTAAAGCTCGCCCCCTGCCTTTTCGCCCAATGCTTCGAGATCGGGGCGTACGTCGTTGAGCACGTTGTCCGGAAGAAGGCGCTCCAGATATCCCTGGAGAACGCGGTCATCGGAGAACTGATTGTCGAGTTGTGCAATTTTGGAGGCGTTAGGAGGCATGCAGCCGAGGCGTCGTCGTGCAAAAGGTCAGCGTCTAACAGTGCGCACGTTGGGCAGTCACTGCGCAGTCTGAAAATACTGCAGTCACTATGCCGAACTCGTCGTTACTTCGAGCACTTTAAGCGAAACCCACGCAGGGAAAAACCCTGCTATTGCGCCAGAAATGAGCAGGGGCGGGTTGTGGCCAGCGGGATTGCTCGTGTGTATGGATTCGATCGGTTGCTTTCAGCGATCAGGACGGTACGGAGATGTCCTCGGCCAAAAATCTTCGGATCGCATGCGTTACGGCTTCGGGTTGCTCGACCGCGGAGGAATGGCCAGCCTGTGGGACGATGAGCATCTTCGAATTGGGGAGGGCGTCGTGTGCAGCGGCAGTTTTTTCGGGAGGGGTCGTTACATCTTCACCACCGACCATGAGGAGGGTAGGCGTCCGCGCTTTCCCGAGGAGCGGCAGCGCGCTTTCCCGCGAAAAGATGCCCCGGCCGGCCGGAACGATGCCGCGTGGATCCTGCGCCGTGATGCGCTCGGTCCACATTTCAACCGCTTCGGGCTGTTCTCGTCGGAAGGTTTCACCGAACATGAGAGGAATCACACGGTCGATCACGCTGTCGTAGCCGAAATGCTCAACCATGGTGAGCATGGCCTGATACTTTAGCCAGCGCAACATGCTTTCCGCGCCGGCATCGCTGTCGAGAAGGACGGCCGAGTGCAAGCGGTCGCCGTAGTGAGCCAGCAGGCGGAAGCCGACAAACCCGCCCATGGACAGCCCCACGTAGTGACATCGGTCCACGTCCATCGCGTCGAGTAGGGAGGCGACATCTCGCGCGAGATCCCGGACGTCGTAGCCACCGGTCGTAATCTGCGTCATCCCCTGCCCCCGCCAGTCGAATGCGATGCAGCGATAGGAGTCACTAAGCGCGTCGACCTGAGCGTCGAACAGACGGTGTGTCATCAGGTAGCCGTGTCCAAAGACGATGGTCTCCGGACCCTCTTCTGTATCTTTGACAAAGTACTCGCAACCATTGACGGTAACGTACGGCATATCGGTCGAGCGGATGGGGTAAAATTGGCGTAACCGCGGAGGTGTAACATAAAGCGTAAACACGCCCGCACTTGGAGGGGTCATACGCTACGAGTACAAAGACGTGGTCTACAGGTTTACTCCATATTCCCTGAAGACGCGCCGAGCGACAACGGATTTGTGGACCTCACTCGGCCCATCATAGATCGACGCCCCGCGCTCATGGCGATACCAGAAGCTGAGGAGTGTGTCGTCCGTCACGCCAAGGGCGCCATGAACCTGAATTGCCTGGTCGAGAACCTCGTGCAGTGTATCCGCCACAAAGTACTTGATGGTCGAAATATCGACGCGCGCGGCTCTAGCGCCTTTCTCATCGATCGTCCGGGCAGCTTTCAGCACCATCAGCCGCGCGGCATCGATACGGGCGCGGGACTCGGCGACCCAGTTCTGGATCGTCTGCTTCGAGGCCAGGGGCGTCCCGGGTGACAGTTCCCGCGAGGCGGCCCGTTCACACATCATTTCGAAGGCCCGTTCACAGATGCCGATCCATCGCATGCAGTGATGGATGCGTCCCGGACCGAGCCGCTCCTGGGCAATCGTGAATCCGTGCTTCTCCGGCCCCAGCCGGTTGTCCACCGGCACTCTCACATCATGAAATCGAAGCTCGGAGTGGGAGAGCCAGCCCTCTCCTTCTTCGCCCATGATCGGGATCTTGCGAACGTGCTCCAGTCCCTCGGCGTCCATCGGCACGATGATCATGCTGGCCCGCTGATAGGGGTTGTCGGCGTCGGGATTCGTGACGGCCATAACGATCGTGAAGTCCGCGCCGTCGGCCCCCGTCGTAAACCACTTATGCCCGTTGAGAACGTATGCTTCACCATTTTCGTCGGAGACGCGCTCGGCCGTCGTCGAGAGTTGCTTTGGATTCGAGCCTGCGTTTTCCGGTTCCGTCATAGCAAAGCAACTCCGGACCTCGCCCGCAGTCAGCGGGTCAAGGAAGGCGTCTTTTTGCGCCTCAGAGGCATGATCAGCCAGGATCTCCATGTTGCCTGCGTCCGGTGCCTGGCAGTTCAATGCAAGGTGTCCCAGAGGCGATCGACCGAGGACCTCGCTCAGGCGTCCAAAGTCGTGGAGCGAGAGCCCCATGCCACCGTGCTCGGCGTTCATCTGCGGGCACCACCAGCCGTTCTCCTTCGCCACCTCGCGAGCCGACTCAATGCCGGAGGATATCGCCGCGAGACCGTCGGTTCGAAGTTTGGGTTCGAGAGGGATAAGGCGTTCCTCCACGAAATTCCGCACATCGGAGAGGAGGGTGTCCATGTCCGTCGCCGTGGTCGTCGTCATAACTGAAGTGCGTGGCTCGGTTCTGTAGAGCGAGTGTGATGGGCATCCCGGACTATTCAAGCATCCCGGATCCCACGAGGAGTCCACCGTCGGCCCGGAAGGCGGAGCCGGTGACGAAGTCAGATGCTGGTGAGCCCAGATACAGCGCGAGCCCCGCGAGTTCGTCCGGGTCCGCCATGCGATGCTGCGGTGTCGACTTCAGGACCGACTCGCTGAGGTCGTCATTCGCCCAGATGGCTTTGCTGAACTTCGTCTTGATGAAGCCAGGCACGATCGCGTTGACTTGAACATTTGCCTGAGCGAGTTCAGCGGCCAGCGTTTTTGTGAGCATAAGTACACCGGCTTTCGTGACGCCGTAGACGCCCATGCCTGCCATCGGCTGTTCACCGGCGACGGACGCGATATTAATTACCTTGCCTCCTCCGCGTGCTTTCATGCGTGGATAGCACGCCTTTACCATCCGCCAGTATCCCTTGACGTTCACGTCGAAGGTCTTGTCCCAGTGACTGTCCTCGGCCGTTAGTAGCGGGCCGAAGTGCGGGTTGGTGGCTGCATTGTTGATCAAGACATCGACGCCCCCGAACGCTTCGTCCACGGTGTCCAGGAGGTCGTCGATGGCATCGATTTCCCCGACGTGCGCCGCGACGGGTAGAGCGGTGCCACCGTCCGCCTCGATGTCTGACGCGACTTCATCCAGCGTCTCCTGCGTTCGGCTCGTTAGCACGACACGGGCGCCGGCATCCGCGAAGGCTTCAGCGAAGGCTCGCCCGATACCGCGGCTGGCACCGGTGATGAGAACAACACGATCCTGGACGTCGAAGCGAGCGTTGGGGTCGGGCATGAGGTGTTTCCAGGAAAAACAGGGGGAGGGCGGGAGTAGGGAAGGCGATGTAGCCGGCGGGTCAGTCACCGCGAAACTCAGGCTCTCGCTTTTCAAGAAAGGCCGACAACCCTTCGCGATGGTCTCGCGTCTGGATCGCGTTCATCTGGAGTTCCGACTCGAACTCGATGGTTTCCTTTAGGTCGTGATCCTGTGCGAACTGTAGGGCTTCCTTCGTGAGCGCAAGGGCGGTCGTCGGTCGCTCCGCAAGGTGTTGCGCCCAGTCTGCGGTCGCCTCAAGGAGGGTGCTAGAGGGGACGACTTTGTTTGCAATGCCGAGGTCATGGCACTGCTCGGCGCCGATGGGTTGGGCCTCGGCCGCTAGTTCGAAGGCTCGGTTGTAGCCGACCTGGCGGACGAGGAAGTATGACGCTCCACTGTCGGGGACGAAGCCGATCTGACTGAAGGCCATGATCATGGCGGCGTCATCGGCCATGACGATCAGGTCGCAGGCAAGGGCGAGGGCCATTCCGGCTCCAGCAGCCATCCCGTTGACGCCGGCAATGATCGGTTTGGGACACGACTGGATTCCCTCGATCAACGGAAGATACCGCGTCGTCAGGTGATCGTACAGATCCTCAGGCGTGGGGCTGTCTTTTAGCACCGAAAGGTCAGCTCCGGCACAAAACCCATTTCCCGCGCCGGTGAGGACCACCGCTCGAATCGAGTCATCTTCGCTTACATGATCGAAAGCGTCTCGCAGGTCGCGGTCGAGTGAGGGATGAAGGGCGTTTCGGCGTTCCGGCCGGTTCATGGTCAGCGTGACGACCGCGCCGTCTCGTTCGAACAAGACGGTTTCGTACGTGGGTGCGTCAGCGGAAAGCGCGTCTGGAGTCGGCGTGTCGCTCATGGATGAACCCGGTCGGTTAACGTCGTTAAGTTGATGCTGCAACATAGGACGATCCGTCGCGAAAGGCAATGTGATGGTCGCGCGAAGGTGCTATGCGTTTCGCCTGCTCGGATCGGCCAGGCTTTGCCTACGGTCGCGTTGCGACAGAGGGTGGGTTTGGGAAACTCGCAAAACAGGCTGACATTCAAGACCCTGCTTTTTCACCTCGATCCGGCCGACCATGGGCCGGTCCCCATCCTCTCTCTACCGATACCCCCATGGAGTTAAGCCGACAGTCACTGGTCCTCTCCGGAATCGCGGCTCTGATTCTCTTTGCTGCCGGCGGCGCGTTTGCGTACGAAACGTATTTTCGGTCCGATGAGCCGGGTGTTCATACGGCCGGCATTTCCGAGCGGCCCATCGAGAGCGTCGTGAAAGGGTTCGGCCGTGCCCGCCCGTCGGTTGAGATCCCGATCCGGTCGGAGGTATCCGGCGAGATCATGGAGCTCTACGTCAAAGAGGGCGATCGTGTGCGAGAAGGTGACCCACTGGTCCGTCTTCGCGACGACGACTATCGAGCGGCCATCCAGCAGCGTCGTGCGTCGGTTCTTCGGGCACAGGCAGATGTCGCGGCGGCCCGTGCGGATTCGTTCCGTGTTGCCCGGACGCTCGCGAGAGAAGAGCGTTTGTTCGAACGCGAAATGGTGCCGCAGTCGTCCGTGCAGGAAGCGCAGTCCGCTTACGATCAATCCGTTGCCCGGCTGGAGGCTACAGAAGCGGCCGTCAAGCAGACGGAAGCCCTACTCGATCGGGCGCGCGAGCTGGCGCAGCAGACTCGTATTTCTACGCCGATAACAGGAATCGTTACCCAGCTCAACGTGGAGGTGGGTGAGCGTGTCCTCGGAACGATGCGCGTTCAAGGGACGGAAATAATGCGACTCGGCGGTCCCGAAGCCATGGAGTTTGTCGTTTCCGTCCCGGAAGACCAGATCCGCACCGTGGATGTCGGCGACGCGGCCGAGATTCAGACGGAGTCGTACGGCGAGCGTCTCCTGAAAGGGCGGGTCGTCGAACTGGCAAATGCCGCCCGGATGGGAGAGGGAGGGATCGGATCGGCGTCGGAGCCCGAGTATCCGGTCCACGTTCGAGTCACGAGCCCACATAAATTAGCAGCCCGGCTCGAGCCCGTGTCGGTGACCGCTACCGATTCTGCTGACGAATCGGGCGTGCCCGTGCTGCGTCCGGGGATGAGCGGGGAGGTGCGAATTCTGGCGGCGTCGATCGCGGATGCACTCGCCGTCCCGAGGGCGGCCGTCACGACGAGGAACGTATCACGACTGGACTCCAGTGCCGTGGCAGAGTTCGCACGGTTGCGTCGCCCGCCCACCGGAGAAC
This genomic interval carries:
- a CDS encoding acyl-CoA dehydrogenase family protein, translated to MTPSDADVTQEPPALGNQYDNDRALVSYLARTLSADQLERVEGELRSLGELAGNELYDLFLNDLQNEPVLTRWGAWGDRVDEIEVTDVWTRAERVAAEYGVVAAGYEGTLGDCSRVHQFALAHLFIPSTDMYGCPLAMTDGAASTLLASGNEDLIEKAVPHLTSRDPATFWTSGQWMTELSGGSDVGRSKTTARQDEDGTWRLYGRKWFTSAITANMALALARPEGNPDGGRGLALFYVPIREDDTLANGIAVNRLKDKLGTRKLPTAELDLDGARAYPVGELKNGTRNIAPMLNVTRTWNAVTATSFVRRGLALARDYARKREAFGDTIINHPLHQETLADVQATYEGMLHLSFRVAELLGKAEHGTLTGEQQGLLRLLTPITKLTTGKQVVPAVSELLEAFGGAGYVEDTGLPTLLRDAQVLPIWEGTTNVLSLDTLRAIQSVGGVAPLKEEFQRCARGVQAPRLQEAMAVAVRAFRDAVVWLKEAMGDEDAMQAGARRFALTLGNSLELALTCSHAQWALDNEQDGRSAAAAERLAAQRISHVTDVDHHGAYVLVWDFNCPTLYECHSTSGDGASRADERLTELIDTSDD
- a CDS encoding acyl-CoA dehydrogenase family protein — protein: MPPNASKIAQLDNQFSDDRVLQGYLERLLPDNVLNDVRPDLEALGEKAGGELYDLQLSDRTSRPELTQWDATGNRIDHVELTDSWKRAIEVAAEHGIIATAYEREHGKYSRVHQMAKAYLFTPSTDMIGFLMATTDGAVRTLLDLGQPRDTAEAVQHFLSRDPESIWTCGQWRTEQAGGTDLSRIKTRAVPNDDGTWSLHGRKWFTSSSAANAALVLAHPERPGKSAENGESNHDELGLFYVPIRENPDTPPNEGIGVNRIKENLGARKIPVSEIRLDGAKALPLETRHGTRYLTPMVEIARVWNAVMATGFMRRGLALARDFSRKREAFGTPIIEKPLHYDTLASLQSTMEGAFHLTFRTVELLGELEAGELDDDGVQLLRALTPIVKLLTAKQSVQVIGEVVEAFGGAGYVEETGIPLLLRDVHALTIWEGTTNVMSLIALQSLRRERRLKAIRNELNRCREAVESPVLVQAVESAQSAFRSAVMWLAESLEESPDATEAGARRFAMTIGKSLELALLARHAQWAMPREGNRAVAVVEHFATQGIDDIAARRTYDARMLGQDSTAQSLFRS
- a CDS encoding alpha/beta fold hydrolase; protein product: MPYVTVNGCEYFVKDTEEGPETIVFGHGYLMTHRLFDAQVDALSDSYRCIAFDWRGQGMTQITTGGYDVRDLARDVASLLDAMDVDRCHYVGLSMGGFVGFRLLAHYGDRLHSAVLLDSDAGAESMLRWLKYQAMLTMVEHFGYDSVIDRVIPLMFGETFRREQPEAVEMWTERITAQDPRGIVPAGRGIFSRESALPLLGKARTPTLLMVGGEDVTTPPEKTAAAHDALPNSKMLIVPQAGHSSAVEQPEAVTHAIRRFLAEDISVPS
- a CDS encoding acyl-CoA dehydrogenase family protein, which encodes MTTTTATDMDTLLSDVRNFVEERLIPLEPKLRTDGLAAISSGIESAREVAKENGWWCPQMNAEHGGMGLSLHDFGRLSEVLGRSPLGHLALNCQAPDAGNMEILADHASEAQKDAFLDPLTAGEVRSCFAMTEPENAGSNPKQLSTTAERVSDENGEAYVLNGHKWFTTGADGADFTIVMAVTNPDADNPYQRASMIIVPMDAEGLEHVRKIPIMGEEGEGWLSHSELRFHDVRVPVDNRLGPEKHGFTIAQERLGPGRIHHCMRWIGICERAFEMMCERAASRELSPGTPLASKQTIQNWVAESRARIDAARLMVLKAARTIDEKGARAARVDISTIKYFVADTLHEVLDQAIQVHGALGVTDDTLLSFWYRHERGASIYDGPSEVHKSVVARRVFREYGVNL
- a CDS encoding SDR family NAD(P)-dependent oxidoreductase, with product MPDPNARFDVQDRVVLITGASRGIGRAFAEAFADAGARVVLTSRTQETLDEVASDIEADGGTALPVAAHVGEIDAIDDLLDTVDEAFGGVDVLINNAATNPHFGPLLTAEDSHWDKTFDVNVKGYWRMVKACYPRMKARGGGKVINIASVAGEQPMAGMGVYGVTKAGVLMLTKTLAAELAQANVQVNAIVPGFIKTKFSKAIWANDDLSESVLKSTPQHRMADPDELAGLALYLGSPASDFVTGSAFRADGGLLVGSGMLE
- a CDS encoding enoyl-CoA hydratase/isomerase family protein, producing the protein MSDTPTPDALSADAPTYETVLFERDGAVVTLTMNRPERRNALHPSLDRDLRDAFDHVSEDDSIRAVVLTGAGNGFCAGADLSVLKDSPTPEDLYDHLTTRYLPLIEGIQSCPKPIIAGVNGMAAGAGMALALACDLIVMADDAAMIMAFSQIGFVPDSGASYFLVRQVGYNRAFELAAEAQPIGAEQCHDLGIANKVVPSSTLLEATADWAQHLAERPTTALALTKEALQFAQDHDLKETIEFESELQMNAIQTRDHREGLSAFLEKREPEFRGD
- a CDS encoding efflux RND transporter periplasmic adaptor subunit encodes the protein MELSRQSLVLSGIAALILFAAGGAFAYETYFRSDEPGVHTAGISERPIESVVKGFGRARPSVEIPIRSEVSGEIMELYVKEGDRVREGDPLVRLRDDDYRAAIQQRRASVLRAQADVAAARADSFRVARTLAREERLFEREMVPQSSVQEAQSAYDQSVARLEATEAAVKQTEALLDRARELAQQTRISTPITGIVTQLNVEVGERVLGTMRVQGTEIMRLGGPEAMEFVVSVPEDQIRTVDVGDAAEIQTESYGERLLKGRVVELANAARMGEGGIGSASEPEYPVHVRVTSPHKLAARLEPVSVTATDSADESGVPVLRPGMSGEVRILAASIADALAVPRAAVTTRNVSRLDSSAVAEFARLRRPPTGEPDDLRRVVFVLTGGVVHMVEVAVGLRSESVAQVSGQLQARDTVIVAPEDAVARELVPGARRSVDTFTEASAY